The following are encoded in a window of Thermodesulfovibrionia bacterium genomic DNA:
- the tnpB gene encoding IS66 family insertion sequence element accessory protein TnpB (TnpB, as the term is used for proteins encoded by IS66 family insertion elements, is considered an accessory protein, since TnpC, encoded by a neighboring gene, is a DDE family transposase.) — translation MIGFTPSQRYYLSRQPADMRKSYDGLSGLVRQGLGRDPLSGEVFIFMNRRRTLVKLLVWDRSGFVLWSKRLERGTFELPRSTAVGASIILGWEELVLILEGVSLGSVRRRMRYSRVQAAA, via the coding sequence ATGATCGGCTTTACCCCATCACAGCGGTATTACCTGAGCCGCCAGCCAGCTGACATGCGTAAGAGTTACGACGGGTTGAGCGGCCTGGTGCGCCAGGGCTTGGGCCGCGACCCGTTGAGCGGGGAGGTGTTCATATTCATGAACCGTCGTCGGACGCTGGTCAAGTTATTAGTGTGGGATCGCAGCGGCTTTGTGCTGTGGTCAAAGCGTCTGGAGCGGGGGACGTTCGAGTTGCCGCGCAGCACGGCGGTGGGCGCCTCGATCATTTTGGGCTGGGAAGAGTTGGTGTTGATCCTGGAGGGCGTATCGCTGGGAAGTGTTCGGCGGCGAATGCGTTATTCGCGTGTCCAGGCCGCGGCCTGA